A single region of the Vanessa tameamea isolate UH-Manoa-2023 chromosome 18, ilVanTame1 primary haplotype, whole genome shotgun sequence genome encodes:
- the LOC135193791 gene encoding uncharacterized protein LOC135193791: MSLFGSPKLIVADRGRMYEHTVFVQWVSEMGSDLYLITPEMHQSNGQVERYCRTILNMIRIESNFKQEKWSDVLWKLQLTLNISIQKSTKCSPLNLLIGTDATTPVLRSIVRDIALEGTSPNRESLRELARQQASESLESNRILQDYRTNKTRVAPRTFKIGDTVFVLKTCQSTGKLDGGMRGPYKVEKVLPHGRYELKLLAGSYGKTTQAAAEYMIMWHGEWTPDTCTSFFETENEEFVDQMPDPPNDVPYQTGEGAPSSG; this comes from the exons ATGTCATTATTTGGATCACCTAAATTAATTGTAGCTGATAGAGGCAGAATGTATGAACATACTGTATTTGTTCAATGGGTCTCGGAAATGGGTAGTGATTTGTATTTGATTACACCTGAAATGCACCAAAGTAATGGACAAGTAGAACGCTATTGTAGAACCATTTTGAATATGATTAGAAtagaaagtaattttaaacaagaaaaatGGTCCGATGTTTTATGGAAATTACaacttacattaaatatttcaatacaaaaatcaaCTAAATGCTCTCCTTTAAATCTGTTAATAGGTACCGACGCCACAACACCAGTGCTACGTTCCATTGTGCGAGACATAGCGCTTGAAGGGACAAGCCCTAATCGTGAGTCGTTGCGTGAATTGGCCCGACAACAAGCCAGTGAATCTCTGGAAAGTAATAGAATCCTCCAGGATTACCGCACAAACAAGACTCGAGTTGCGCCTCGTACGTTTAAGATCGGTGACACTGTATTTGTGTTGAAGACCTGTCAATCGACAGGCAAACTGGATGGTGGCATGCGGGGTCCATATAAAGTGGAAAAAGTTTTACCTCATGGGAGGTATGAGTTGAAATTGCTAGCCGGCTCGTATGGTAAAACCACGCAAGCTGCAGCTGAATACATGATTATGTGGCATGGAGAATGGACCCCTGATACTTGTACATCATTCTTCGAAA CTGAGAATGAGGAGTTCGTAGATCAAATGCCAGATCCACCAAACGATGTGCCATATCAAACGGGCGAGGGCGCGCCGTCGTCAGGATAG